From the Manis javanica isolate MJ-LG chromosome 11, MJ_LKY, whole genome shotgun sequence genome, one window contains:
- the GPR25 gene encoding probable G-protein coupled receptor 25, whose amino-acid sequence MGKPRLAQSRLLRPARGPSMQPTAPWAPSPGTTAWDYSGAGGLEHLELCPPADLPYSHAYIPALYLAAFAVGLLGNAFVVWLLAGRRGPRRLVDTFVLHLAAADLGLVLTLPLWAAAAARGGRWPFGEGLCKLSSFALAGTRCAGALLLAGLSVDRYLAVVPAPGGRPRRTRRCARAACCGVWAAAFLAGLPALAYRRLQPLPGGPGRQCGEDPSDAVQGLGLLLQLLTFVLPMGVTVVCYCRVARRLRRPPHLGRARRSSLRIICAVEGAFVGCWLPFCALRAVFHLARLGAVPLPCRLLGALRWGLTVATCLAFVNSCANPLIYLLLDRSFRARARRGVCGRGHGLARRASSASSLSGDGSSVFRGAARSRGRAQTASTASAGP is encoded by the coding sequence ATGGGCAAACCCCGCCTTGCCCAGAGCCGGCTCCTGCGCCCGGCCCGGGGCCCGTCCATGCAGCCCACCGcgccctgggcccccagcccgGGGACCACGGCCTGGGACTACTCGGGCGCGGGCGGCCTGGAGCACCTGGAGCTGTGCCCGCCGGCGGACCTGCCCTACAGCCACGCCTACATCCCCGCGCTCTACCTGGCGGCCTTCGCGGTGGGCCTGCTGGGCAACGCCTTCGTGGTGTGGCTGCTGGCCGGGCGGCGCGGCCCGCGGCGGCTCGTGGACACCTTCGTGCTGCACCTGGCGGCCGCCGACCTGGGCCTGGTGCTCACGCTGCCGCTCtgggccgcggcggcggcgcgcggCGGCCGCTGGCCCTTCGGCGAGGGCCTGTGCAAGCTGAGCAGCTTCGCGCTGGCGGGCACGCGCTGCGCGGGCGCGCTGCTACTGGCCGGCCTCAGCGTGGACCGCTACCTGGCGGTGGTGCCCGCGCCGGGCGGGCGGCCGCGGCGCACTCGGCGCTGCGCGCGGGCCGCCTGCTGCGGCGTCTGGGCCGCGGCGTTTCTGGCCGGCCTGCCCGCGCTGGCCTACCGGCGGCTGCAGCCGCTGCCCGGCGGCCCGGGCCGTCAGTGCGGGGAGGACCCCTCGGACGCCGTCCAGGGCCTCGGCCTCCTGCTGCAGCTGCTCACCTTCGTGCTGCCCATGGGCGTCACCGTCGTCTGCTACTGCCGCGTCGCTCGCCGCCTGCGCCGGCCGCCGCACCTGGGCCGCGCCCGCAGGAGCTCGCTGCGCATCATCTGCGCCGTGGAGGGCGCGTTCGTGGGCTGCTGGCTGCCCTTCTGCGCCCTGCGCGCCGTCTTCCACCTGGCGCGCCTGGGGGCCGTGCCGCTGCCCTGCCGCCTGCTGGGGGCGCTGCGCTGGGGCCTCACCGTCGCCACCTGCCTGGCCTTCGTCAACAGCTGCGCCAACCCGCTCATCTACCTCCTGCTGGACCGCTCGTTCCGCGCGCGCGCCCGGCGCGGCGTCTGCGGGCGCGGCCACGGCCTGGCGCGCCGGGCGAGCTCGGCGTCCTCGCTGTCCGGGGACGGCAGCTCGGTGTTCCGGGGCGCGGCCCGCAGTCGGGGGCGAGCCCAGACGGCGAGCACGGCCTCGGCCGGCCCTTAG